A single region of the Serinus canaria isolate serCan28SL12 chromosome 1, serCan2020, whole genome shotgun sequence genome encodes:
- the LOC127059512 gene encoding uncharacterized protein LOC127059512 isoform X11 — protein MGILDLESRQGEPGRAGAGLWLCWISLSSPGWALALLDLPQLPGWALALLDLPQLPGWALDLPQLPGWALALLDLPQLPGWALALLDLPQLPGLWLWLCWISLSSQAGLWLCWISLSSQAGLWLCWISLSSQAGLWLCWISLSSLSWALALLDLPQLPGLGSGSPSAPRLGSGSPSAPWAGLWLCWISLSSLGSGSAGSPSAPWAGLWLCWISLSSLGSGSAGSPSAPWAGLWISLSSQAGLWLCWISLSSLGWALDLPQLPGWALALLDLPQLPGLGSGSAGSPSAPWAGLWLSLSSLGSASPGDISGSGWWAAETEPTGREILTEALW, from the exons atGGGAATTCTGGACttggagagcaggcagggagagcccggcagggctggggctgggctctggctctgctggatctccctcagctccccgggctgggctctggctctgctggatctccctcagctcccaggctgggctctggctctgctggatctccctcagctcccag gctgggctctggatCTCCCTCAGCttccaggctgggctctggctctgctggatctccctcagctcccaggctgggctctggctctgctggatctccctcagctccctgggctctggctctggctctgctggatctccctcagctcccaggctgggctctggctctgctggatctccctcagctcccaggctgggctctggctctgctggatctccctcagctcccaggctgggctctggctctgctggatctccctcagctccctgagctgggctctggctctgctggatctccctcagctccctgggctgggctctggatctccctcagctcccag gctgggctctggatctccctcagctccctgg gctgggctctggctctgctggatctccctcagctccctgggctctggctctgctggatctccctcagctccctgggctgggctctggctctgctggatctccctcagctccctgggctctggctctgctggatctccctcagctccctgg gctgggctctggatctccctcagctcccaggctgggctctggctctgctggatctccctcagctccctgggctgggctctggatctccctcagctcccag gctgggctctggctctgctggatctccctcagctccctgggctgggctctggctctgctggatctccctcagctccctgg gctgggctctggctctccctcagctccctgggct cgGCCTCCCCAGGGGATATTTCTGGGTCGGGCTGGTGGGCAGCAGAAACTGAGCCCACGGGGAGGGAAATCCTCACAGAAGCACTTTGGTAG
- the LOC127059512 gene encoding uncharacterized protein LOC127059512 isoform X13, protein MGILDLESRQGEPGRAGAGLWLCWISLSSPGWALALLDLPQLPGWALALLDLPQLPGWALDLPQLPGWALALLDLPQLPGWALALLDLPQLPGLWLWLCWISLSSQAGLWLCWISLSSQAGLWLCWISLSSQAGLWLCWISLSSLSWALALLDLPQLPGLGSGSPSAPRLGSGSAGSPSAPRLGSGSAGSPSAPWALALLDLPQLPGLGSGSAGSPSAPWAGLWLCWISLSSLGWALDLPQLPGLGSGSPSAPRLGSGSPSAPWAGLWLCWISLSSQAGLWLSLSSLCSASPGDISGSGWWAAETEPTGREILTEALW, encoded by the exons atGGGAATTCTGGACttggagagcaggcagggagagcccggcagggctggggctgggctctggctctgctggatctccctcagctccccgggctgggctctggctctgctggatctccctcagctcccaggctgggctctggctctgctggatctccctcagctcccag gctgggctctggatCTCCCTCAGCttccaggctgggctctggctctgctggatctccctcagctcccaggctgggctctggctctgctggatctccctcagctccctgggctctggctctggctctgctggatctccctcagctcccaggctgggctctggctctgctggatctccctcagctcccaggctgggctctggctctgctggatctccctcagctcccaggctgggctctggctctgctggatctccctcagctccctgagctgggctctggctctgctggatctccctcagctccctgggctgggctctggatctccctcagctcccaggctgggctctggctctgctggatctccctcagctcccag gctgggctctggctctgctggatctccctcagctccctgggctctggctctgctggatctccctcagctccctgggctgggctctggctctgctggatctccctcagctccctgg gctgggctctggctctgctggatctccctcagctccctgggctgggctctggatctccctcagctccc tgggctgggctctggatctccctcagctcccaggctgggctctggctctccctcagctccctgggctgggctctggctctgctggatctccctcagctcccaggctgggctctggctctccctcagctccctgtgctcgGCCTCCCCAGGGGATATTTCTGGGTCGGGCTGGTGGGCAGCAGAAACTGAGCCCACGGGGAGGGAAATCCTCACAGAAGCACTTTGGTAG
- the LOC127059512 gene encoding uncharacterized protein LOC127059512 isoform X6 has product MGILDLESRQGEPGRAGAGLWLCWISLSSPGWALALLDLPQLPGWALALLDLPQLPGWALDLPQLPGWALALLDLPQLPGWALALLDLPQLPGLWLWLCWISLSSQAGLWLCWISLSSQAGLWLCWISLSSQAGLWLCWISLSSLSWALALLDLPQLPGLGSGSPSAPRLGSGSPSAPWAGLWLCWISLSSLGSGSAGSPSAPWAGLWLCWISLSSLGSGSAGSPSAPWAGLWISLSSQAGLWLCWISLSSLGWALDLPQLPGWALALLDLPQLPGLGSGSAGSPSAPRLGSGSPSAPWAGLWLCWISLSSQAGLWLSLSSLCSASPGDISGSGWWAAETEPTGREILTEALW; this is encoded by the exons atGGGAATTCTGGACttggagagcaggcagggagagcccggcagggctggggctgggctctggctctgctggatctccctcagctccccgggctgggctctggctctgctggatctccctcagctcccaggctgggctctggctctgctggatctccctcagctcccag gctgggctctggatCTCCCTCAGCttccaggctgggctctggctctgctggatctccctcagctcccaggctgggctctggctctgctggatctccctcagctccctgggctctggctctggctctgctggatctccctcagctcccaggctgggctctggctctgctggatctccctcagctcccaggctgggctctggctctgctggatctccctcagctcccaggctgggctctggctctgctggatctccctcagctccctgagctgggctctggctctgctggatctccctcagctccctgggctgggctctggatctccctcagctcccag gctgggctctggatctccctcagctccctgg gctgggctctggctctgctggatctccctcagctccctgggctctggctctgctggatctccctcagctccctgggctgggctctggctctgctggatctccctcagctccctgggctctggctctgctggatctccctcagctccctgg gctgggctctggatctccctcagctcccaggctgggctctggctctgctggatctccctcagctccctgggctgggctctggatctccctcagctcccag gctgggctctggctctgctggatctccctcagctccctgggctgggctctggctctgctggatctccctcagctccc aggctgggctctggctctccctcagctccctgggctgggctctggctctgctggatctccctcagctcccaggctgggctctggctctccctcagctccctgtgctcgGCCTCCCCAGGGGATATTTCTGGGTCGGGCTGGTGGGCAGCAGAAACTGAGCCCACGGGGAGGGAAATCCTCACAGAAGCACTTTGGTAG
- the LOC127059512 gene encoding uncharacterized protein LOC127059512 isoform X1, which yields MGILDLESRQGEPGRAGAGLWLCWISLSSPGWALALLDLPQLPGWALALLDLPQLPGWALDLPQLPGWALALLDLPQLPGWALALLDLPQLPGLWLWLCWISLSSQAGLWLCWISLSSQAGLWLCWISLSSQAGLWLCWISLSSLSWALALLDLPQLPGLGSGSPSAPRLGSGSAGSPSAPRLGSGSAGSPSAPWALALLDLPQLPGLGSGSAGSPSAPWALALLDLPQLPGLGSGSPSAPRLGSGSAGSPSAPWAGLWISLSSQAGLWLCWISLSSLGWALALLDLPQLPGWALALPQLPGLGSGSAGSPSAPWAGLWLSLSSLGWALALLDLPQLPGLGSGSPSAPRLGSGSPSAPWAGLWLCWISLSSQAGLWLSLSSLCSASPGDISGSGWWAAETEPTGREILTEALW from the exons atGGGAATTCTGGACttggagagcaggcagggagagcccggcagggctggggctgggctctggctctgctggatctccctcagctccccgggctgggctctggctctgctggatctccctcagctcccaggctgggctctggctctgctggatctccctcagctcccag gctgggctctggatCTCCCTCAGCttccaggctgggctctggctctgctggatctccctcagctcccaggctgggctctggctctgctggatctccctcagctccctgggctctggctctggctctgctggatctccctcagctcccaggctgggctctggctctgctggatctccctcagctcccaggctgggctctggctctgctggatctccctcagctcccaggctgggctctggctctgctggatctccctcagctccctgagctgggctctggctctgctggatctccctcagctccctgggctgggctctggatctccctcagctcccaggctgggctctggctctgctggatctccctcagctcccag gctgggctctggctctgctggatctccctcagctccctgggctctggctctgctggatctccctcagctccctgggctgggctctggctctgctggatctccctcagctccctgggctctggctctgctggatctccctcagctccctgg gctgggctctggatctccctcagctcccaggctgggctctggctctgctggatctccctcagctccctgggctgggctctggatctccctcagctcccag gctgggctctggctctgctggatctccctcagctccctgggctgggctctggctctgctggatctccctcagctccc aggctgggctctggctctccctcagctccctgggctgggctctggctctgctggatctccctcagctccctgggctgggctctggctctccctcagctccctgggctgggctctggctctgctggatctccctcagctccctgggctgggctctggatctccctcagctcccaggctgggctctggctctccctcagctccctgggctgggctctggctctgctggatctccctcagctcccaggctgggctctggctctccctcagctccctgtgctcgGCCTCCCCAGGGGATATTTCTGGGTCGGGCTGGTGGGCAGCAGAAACTGAGCCCACGGGGAGGGAAATCCTCACAGAAGCACTTTGGTAG
- the LOC127059512 gene encoding uncharacterized protein LOC127059512 isoform X9 — translation MGILDLESRQGEPGRAGAGLWLCWISLSSPGWALALLDLPQLPGWALALLDLPQLPGWALDLPQLPGWALALLDLPQLPGWALALLDLPQLPGLWLWLCWISLSSQAGLWLCWISLSSQAGLWLCWISLSSQAGLWLCWISLSSLSWALALLDLPQLPGLGSGSPSAPRLGSGSPSAPWAGLWLCWISLSSLGSGSAGSPSAPWAGLWLCWISLSSLGSGSAGSPSAPWAGLWISLSSQAGLWLCWISLSSLGWALDLPQLPGLGSGSPSAPRLGSGSPSAPWAGLWLCWISLSSQAGLWLSLSSLCSASPGDISGSGWWAAETEPTGREILTEALW, via the exons atGGGAATTCTGGACttggagagcaggcagggagagcccggcagggctggggctgggctctggctctgctggatctccctcagctccccgggctgggctctggctctgctggatctccctcagctcccaggctgggctctggctctgctggatctccctcagctcccag gctgggctctggatCTCCCTCAGCttccaggctgggctctggctctgctggatctccctcagctcccaggctgggctctggctctgctggatctccctcagctccctgggctctggctctggctctgctggatctccctcagctcccaggctgggctctggctctgctggatctccctcagctcccaggctgggctctggctctgctggatctccctcagctcccaggctgggctctggctctgctggatctccctcagctccctgagctgggctctggctctgctggatctccctcagctccctgggctgggctctggatctccctcagctcccag gctgggctctggatctccctcagctccctgg gctgggctctggctctgctggatctccctcagctccctgggctctggctctgctggatctccctcagctccctgggctgggctctggctctgctggatctccctcagctccctgggctctggctctgctggatctccctcagctccctgg gctgggctctggatctccctcagctcccaggctgggctctggctctgctggatctccctcagctccctgggctgggctctggatctccctcagctccc tgggctgggctctggatctccctcagctcccaggctgggctctggctctccctcagctccctgggctgggctctggctctgctggatctccctcagctcccaggctgggctctggctctccctcagctccctgtgctcgGCCTCCCCAGGGGATATTTCTGGGTCGGGCTGGTGGGCAGCAGAAACTGAGCCCACGGGGAGGGAAATCCTCACAGAAGCACTTTGGTAG
- the LOC127059512 gene encoding uncharacterized protein LOC127059512 isoform X8 produces the protein MGILDLESRQGEPGRAGAGLWLCWISLSSPGWALALLDLPQLPGWALALLDLPQLPGWALDLPQLPGWALALLDLPQLPGWALALLDLPQLPGLWLWLCWISLSSQAGLWLCWISLSSQAGLWLCWISLSSQAGLWLCWISLSSLSWALALLDLPQLPGLGSGSPSAPRLGSGSPSAPWAGLWLCWISLSSLGSGSAGSPSAPWAGLWLCWISLSSLGWALALLDLPQLPGLGSGSPSAPWAGLWLCWISLSSLGWALALPQLPGLGSGSAGSPSAPWAGLWISLSSQAGLWLSLSSLGWALALLDLPQLPGWALALPQLPVLGLPRGYFWVGLVGSRN, from the exons atGGGAATTCTGGACttggagagcaggcagggagagcccggcagggctggggctgggctctggctctgctggatctccctcagctccccgggctgggctctggctctgctggatctccctcagctcccaggctgggctctggctctgctggatctccctcagctcccag gctgggctctggatCTCCCTCAGCttccaggctgggctctggctctgctggatctccctcagctcccaggctgggctctggctctgctggatctccctcagctccctgggctctggctctggctctgctggatctccctcagctcccaggctgggctctggctctgctggatctccctcagctcccaggctgggctctggctctgctggatctccctcagctcccaggctgggctctggctctgctggatctccctcagctccctgagctgggctctggctctgctggatctccctcagctccctgggctgggctctggatctccctcagctcccag gctgggctctggatctccctcagctccctgg gctgggctctggctctgctggatctccctcagctccctgggctctggctctgctggatctccctcagctccctgg gctgggctctggctctgctggatctccctcagctccctgggctgggctctggctctgctggatctccctcagctccctgg gctgggctctggctctccctcagctccctgggctgggctctggctctgctggatctccctcagctccctgggctgggctctggctctccctcagctccctgggctgggctctggctctgctggatctccctcagctccctgggctgggctctggatctccctcagctcccaggctgggctctggctctccctcagctccctgggctgggctctggctctgctggatctccctcagctcccaggctgggctctggctctccctcagctccctgtgctcgGCCTCCCCAGGGGATATTTCTGGGTCGGGCTGGTGGGCAGCAGAAACTGA
- the LOC127059512 gene encoding uncharacterized protein LOC127059512 isoform X4, with product MGILDLESRQGEPGRAGAGLWLCWISLSSPGWALALLDLPQLPGWALALLDLPQLPGWALDLPQLPGWALALLDLPQLPGWALALLDLPQLPGLWLWLCWISLSSQAGLWLCWISLSSQAGLWLCWISLSSQAGLWLCWISLSSLSWALALLDLPQLPGLGSGSPSAPRLGSGSAGSPSAPRLGSGSAGSPSAPWALALLDLPQLPGLGSGSAGSPSAPWALALLDLPQLPGLGSGSPSAPRLGSGSAGSPSAPWAGLWLCWISLSSLGWALALLDLPQLPGLGSGSPSAPWAGLWLCWISLSSLGWALALPQLPGLGSGSAGSPSAPWAGLWISLSSQAGLWLSLSSLGWALALLDLPQLPGWALALPQLPVLGLPRGYFWVGLVGSRN from the exons atGGGAATTCTGGACttggagagcaggcagggagagcccggcagggctggggctgggctctggctctgctggatctccctcagctccccgggctgggctctggctctgctggatctccctcagctcccaggctgggctctggctctgctggatctccctcagctcccag gctgggctctggatCTCCCTCAGCttccaggctgggctctggctctgctggatctccctcagctcccaggctgggctctggctctgctggatctccctcagctccctgggctctggctctggctctgctggatctccctcagctcccaggctgggctctggctctgctggatctccctcagctcccaggctgggctctggctctgctggatctccctcagctcccaggctgggctctggctctgctggatctccctcagctccctgagctgggctctggctctgctggatctccctcagctccctgggctgggctctggatctccctcagctcccaggctgggctctggctctgctggatctccctcagctcccag gctgggctctggctctgctggatctccctcagctccctgggctctggctctgctggatctccctcagctccctgggctgggctctggctctgctggatctccctcagctccctgggctctggctctgctggatctccctcagctccctgg gctgggctctggatctccctcagctcccaggctgggctctggctctgctggatctccctcagctccctgg gctgggctctggctctgctggatctccctcagctccctgggctgggctctggctctgctggatctccctcagctccctgg gctgggctctggctctccctcagctccctgggctgggctctggctctgctggatctccctcagctccctgggctgggctctggctctccctcagctccctgggctgggctctggctctgctggatctccctcagctccctgggctgggctctggatctccctcagctcccaggctgggctctggctctccctcagctccctgggctgggctctggctctgctggatctccctcagctcccaggctgggctctggctctccctcagctccctgtgctcgGCCTCCCCAGGGGATATTTCTGGGTCGGGCTGGTGGGCAGCAGAAACTGA
- the LOC127059512 gene encoding uncharacterized protein LOC127059512 isoform X2 produces the protein MGILDLESRQGEPGRAGAGLWLCWISLSSPGWALALLDLPQLPGWALALLDLPQLPGWALDLPQLPGWALALLDLPQLPGWALALLDLPQLPGLWLWLCWISLSSQAGLWLCWISLSSQAGLWLCWISLSSQAGLWLCWISLSSLSWALALLDLPQLPGLGSGSPSAPRLGSGSAGSPSAPRLGSGSAGSPSAPWALALLDLPQLPGLGSGSAGSPSAPWALALLDLPQLPGLGSGSPSAPRLGSGSAGSPSAPWAGLWISLSSQAGLWLCWISLSSLGWALALLDLPQLPGLGSGSPSAPWAGLWLCWISLSSLGWALALPQLPGLGSGSAGSPSAPWAGLWISLSSQAGLWLSLSSLGWALALLDLPQLPGWALALPQLPVLGLPRGYFWVGLVGSRN, from the exons atGGGAATTCTGGACttggagagcaggcagggagagcccggcagggctggggctgggctctggctctgctggatctccctcagctccccgggctgggctctggctctgctggatctccctcagctcccaggctgggctctggctctgctggatctccctcagctcccag gctgggctctggatCTCCCTCAGCttccaggctgggctctggctctgctggatctccctcagctcccaggctgggctctggctctgctggatctccctcagctccctgggctctggctctggctctgctggatctccctcagctcccaggctgggctctggctctgctggatctccctcagctcccaggctgggctctggctctgctggatctccctcagctcccaggctgggctctggctctgctggatctccctcagctccctgagctgggctctggctctgctggatctccctcagctccctgggctgggctctggatctccctcagctcccaggctgggctctggctctgctggatctccctcagctcccag gctgggctctggctctgctggatctccctcagctccctgggctctggctctgctggatctccctcagctccctgggctgggctctggctctgctggatctccctcagctccctgggctctggctctgctggatctccctcagctccctgg gctgggctctggatctccctcagctcccaggctgggctctggctctgctggatctccctcagctccctgggctgggctctggatctccctcagctcccag gctgggctctggctctgctggatctccctcagctccctgggctgggctctggctctgctggatctccctcagctccctgg gctgggctctggctctccctcagctccctgggctgggctctggctctgctggatctccctcagctccctgggctgggctctggctctccctcagctccctgggctgggctctggctctgctggatctccctcagctccctgggctgggctctggatctccctcagctcccaggctgggctctggctctccctcagctccctgggctgggctctggctctgctggatctccctcagctcccaggctgggctctggctctccctcagctccctgtgctcgGCCTCCCCAGGGGATATTTCTGGGTCGGGCTGGTGGGCAGCAGAAACTGA
- the LOC127059512 gene encoding uncharacterized protein LOC127059512 isoform X5: protein MGILDLESRQGEPGRAGAGLWLCWISLSSPGWALALLDLPQLPGWALALLDLPQLPGWALDLPQLPGWALALLDLPQLPGWALALLDLPQLPGLWLWLCWISLSSQAGLWLCWISLSSQAGLWLCWISLSSQAGLWLCWISLSSLSWALALLDLPQLPGLGSGSPSAPRLGSGSAGSPSAPRLGSGSAGSPSAPWALALLDLPQLPGLGSGSAGSPSAPWAGLWLCWISLSSLGWALALLDLPQLPGLGSGSPSAPWAGLWLCWISLSSLGWALALPQLPGLGSGSAGSPSAPWAGLWISLSSQAGLWLSLSSLGWALALLDLPQLPGWALALPQLPVLGLPRGYFWVGLVGSRN, encoded by the exons atGGGAATTCTGGACttggagagcaggcagggagagcccggcagggctggggctgggctctggctctgctggatctccctcagctccccgggctgggctctggctctgctggatctccctcagctcccaggctgggctctggctctgctggatctccctcagctcccag gctgggctctggatCTCCCTCAGCttccaggctgggctctggctctgctggatctccctcagctcccaggctgggctctggctctgctggatctccctcagctccctgggctctggctctggctctgctggatctccctcagctcccaggctgggctctggctctgctggatctccctcagctcccaggctgggctctggctctgctggatctccctcagctcccaggctgggctctggctctgctggatctccctcagctccctgagctgggctctggctctgctggatctccctcagctccctgggctgggctctggatctccctcagctcccaggctgggctctggctctgctggatctccctcagctcccag gctgggctctggctctgctggatctccctcagctccctgggctctggctctgctggatctccctcagctccctgggctgggctctggctctgctggatctccctcagctccctgg gctgggctctggctctgctggatctccctcagctccctgggctgggctctggctctgctggatctccctcagctccctgg gctgggctctggctctccctcagctccctgggctgggctctggctctgctggatctccctcagctccctgggctgggctctggctctccctcagctccctgggctgggctctggctctgctggatctccctcagctccctgggctgggctctggatctccctcagctcccaggctgggctctggctctccctcagctccctgggctgggctctggctctgctggatctccctcagctcccaggctgggctctggctctccctcagctccctgtgctcgGCCTCCCCAGGGGATATTTCTGGGTCGGGCTGGTGGGCAGCAGAAACTGA